A DNA window from Deltaproteobacteria bacterium contains the following coding sequences:
- a CDS encoding LL-diaminopimelate aminotransferase: protein MFSKAKRIQELPPYLFAEIDRKKRAAQAKGVDLIDLGIGDPDLPTPGRIIQRLSETATQPANHRYPSSSGMMEFRQAVADWYARRFGVTLDPATEVVSLIGSKEGVANMAVAYVDPGDVVLVPTPAYPVYEIGTKFNGGSVHFLPLHRENGFLPDLSSIPSDVLKRAKMLWINYPNNPTGAVADESFFKEAVEFAHKHNIVLCHDAAYTEMGFDGYRAPSILQVDGAKDVAIEFHSLSKTFNMTGWRIAMAVGCAELVGTLGQVKSNVDSGVFQPVQEAAIVALEHAEEFLEPIREVYQERRDTVVDGLHRAGFELPPPRATFYVWLPVPGGWTSTDFTARLLDEAGIVTTPGNGFGEPGEGFIRMTLCSPAERLKEAVERLQQLSL from the coding sequence ATGTTCAGCAAGGCCAAACGCATCCAGGAGTTGCCACCGTACCTGTTCGCCGAGATCGACCGGAAGAAACGCGCCGCCCAGGCCAAGGGAGTCGACCTCATCGACCTGGGCATCGGGGACCCCGACCTGCCCACGCCCGGAAGGATTATCCAACGCTTGTCGGAGACCGCGACCCAGCCGGCCAACCACCGGTACCCCAGCAGTTCGGGCATGATGGAGTTCCGCCAGGCGGTGGCGGACTGGTACGCGCGGCGCTTCGGGGTCACCCTGGACCCCGCCACCGAGGTGGTCTCCCTCATCGGCTCCAAGGAAGGCGTGGCCAACATGGCGGTGGCCTACGTGGACCCGGGCGACGTGGTGCTCGTGCCCACACCCGCCTATCCGGTTTACGAGATCGGCACCAAGTTCAACGGAGGTTCGGTCCACTTCCTGCCGTTGCACCGGGAGAACGGCTTTCTGCCGGACCTTTCGAGCATACCGTCCGACGTGCTCAAGCGCGCGAAGATGCTGTGGATCAACTATCCCAACAATCCCACCGGTGCGGTGGCGGATGAGAGCTTTTTCAAGGAAGCGGTGGAGTTCGCCCACAAGCACAACATCGTTTTGTGCCATGACGCGGCGTACACGGAGATGGGCTTCGACGGGTATCGCGCGCCGAGCATTCTGCAGGTGGATGGCGCCAAGGACGTGGCCATCGAGTTCCACTCCTTGTCCAAGACCTTCAACATGACCGGCTGGCGTATCGCCATGGCGGTAGGCTGCGCGGAACTCGTGGGAACCCTGGGCCAGGTGAAATCCAACGTGGACTCGGGGGTCTTCCAGCCGGTCCAGGAAGCGGCCATCGTCGCCCTGGAGCACGCGGAGGAGTTCCTTGAGCCGATCCGCGAAGTGTACCAGGAGCGGCGGGACACGGTGGTGGACGGCCTGCACCGCGCCGGCTTCGAGCTTCCTCCGCCCCGGGCGACCTTCTACGTGTGGCTGCCCGTGCCCGGGGGATGGACTTCCACGGACTTCACCGCCCGGCTGCTCGACGAAGCAGGCATCGTGACGACACCCGGAAACGGATTCGGCGAGCCCGGCGAAGGCTTCATCCGGATGACCCTGTGCTCGCCGGCGGAACGCTTGAAGGAAGCCGTGGAGCGGCTCCAGCAACTCAGCCTTTAG
- the folK gene encoding 2-amino-4-hydroxy-6-hydroxymethyldihydropteridine diphosphokinase: protein MTKRAYIGVGSNQGDKERNCRRAVGEIGEFPETWVREVSSWFATEPWGAASTEWYVNGVAAVDTGLEPHILLQHCQTVERKMGRPAARPHWADRVIDLDILFYDDTVLEGPDLIIPHPELHRRRFVLSPLCEIAPELKHARLGVSIRELLAQVEDDNRVRPIAGPDAQETPRVPTVPMR, encoded by the coding sequence ATGACGAAGCGCGCCTACATCGGGGTGGGTTCGAACCAAGGAGACAAGGAGCGGAACTGCCGCCGCGCCGTCGGCGAGATCGGGGAGTTCCCGGAAACTTGGGTGCGCGAAGTCTCGTCCTGGTTCGCCACCGAGCCGTGGGGCGCGGCGAGCACCGAATGGTACGTCAACGGCGTCGCGGCCGTGGACACGGGCCTGGAGCCGCACATCCTGCTGCAACATTGCCAGACCGTCGAGAGGAAGATGGGCCGCCCGGCCGCGCGCCCGCACTGGGCGGACCGGGTCATCGATCTGGACATCCTGTTCTATGATGATACGGTGTTGGAAGGACCCGACTTGATCATTCCGCACCCCGAGTTGCACCGGCGCCGGTTCGTGCTGTCTCCGCTGTGCGAGATCGCACCGGAACTGAAGCACGCGCGTCTGGGAGTCAGCATCCGGGAGCTGTTGGCCCAGGTGGAAGATGACAACCGCGTGCGCCCGATCGCCGGTCCCGACGCACAGGAGACGCCGCGAGTCCCAACGGTGCCGATGAGATGA
- a CDS encoding PP0621 family protein yields MILKFLILGLLVYLFVVLLYSSLKRKGGNTDPSQGESMVLDPHCKSYVPKNEAYRSGENYFCSEECARAYAAQQV; encoded by the coding sequence ATGATCCTAAAATTTCTCATACTGGGCCTGCTCGTCTACCTCTTCGTGGTGCTGCTCTACTCGAGCCTCAAACGCAAGGGGGGCAACACCGACCCGTCCCAGGGCGAATCCATGGTCCTGGACCCCCACTGCAAGAGCTACGTCCCCAAGAACGAAGCCTACCGCTCCGGCGAGAACTACTTCTGCAGCGAAGAGTGCGCCCGAGCGTACGCGGCGCAGCAGGTTTAG
- a CDS encoding helix-turn-helix domain-containing protein: MAGSIGSMKQAMGLLAEGLPGLSSSARHFVRDHPREAHLAVAVALETAAAQCEVEERDAVVDIPERLRPFVVRRGGEDILGVSEAAARLKVSRTTIYDWVERRILLAWRSTKRGLNIPAAQILGPGRVVAGLADVAAAVGDPELAWAFLTQEWPFEDTAALPLELLKAGHIEDVLGAAPGFGSSFT; the protein is encoded by the coding sequence ATGGCTGGGTCCATCGGATCGATGAAACAGGCGATGGGGTTGCTCGCGGAGGGTTTGCCGGGCTTGTCGAGCAGCGCCAGGCATTTTGTCCGCGATCACCCGCGTGAGGCGCATCTTGCAGTCGCAGTCGCCCTGGAAACGGCCGCTGCGCAATGCGAGGTCGAAGAACGAGACGCTGTCGTTGACATACCGGAAAGGCTGCGCCCGTTCGTCGTTCGTCGAGGCGGAGAGGACATTCTGGGCGTTTCGGAGGCGGCGGCGCGGCTCAAGGTTTCCCGGACCACCATCTACGACTGGGTGGAAAGGAGAATTCTCCTCGCCTGGAGGTCGACGAAGCGAGGATTGAACATTCCCGCGGCACAGATCCTCGGTCCCGGACGGGTGGTCGCCGGCTTGGCGGATGTCGCCGCTGCTGTCGGAGACCCGGAACTGGCCTGGGCGTTCCTCACCCAGGAATGGCCGTTCGAAGACACCGCCGCCCTACCCCTTGAGTTGCTGAAAGCAGGACACATCGAAGATGTCCTCGGCGCGGCACCCGGCTTCGGTTCCTCCTTCACGTGA
- a CDS encoding RES family NAD+ phosphorylase, protein MLLKAAFPENYRIVPSRYQASPLGTGRGDSRFCTLTAGYTVLYSSPDFATVFIETVVRDRFTRRRSREVGLKEITERVWVRISPRSGGLLTLLDLRGDGCARIGAPTDVVRARNHAAGRAFAETIYAEHAEIDGLLYPSRLTGKDVYGVFDRGIEKLQSTEKGTLVDHPQLPDLLARHGISLVA, encoded by the coding sequence GTGCTCCTCAAGGCGGCGTTTCCCGAAAACTACCGGATCGTACCAAGCCGCTATCAGGCATCTCCGCTTGGAACCGGCCGCGGCGATTCGCGGTTCTGTACTCTCACCGCGGGGTACACGGTCCTATATTCCTCTCCGGACTTCGCAACCGTCTTCATCGAAACCGTGGTGAGAGACCGGTTCACGCGGCGGCGCAGCCGCGAGGTCGGTCTGAAGGAGATCACGGAACGCGTTTGGGTGCGTATCTCCCCGAGGTCTGGAGGGTTGCTGACGTTGCTCGATCTGCGCGGCGACGGATGCGCCCGGATCGGCGCTCCGACCGATGTCGTTCGTGCCAGGAATCATGCGGCGGGACGCGCGTTCGCGGAAACGATCTACGCCGAACACGCCGAGATCGACGGCCTGCTCTATCCCTCTCGTTTGACCGGGAAGGATGTTTACGGAGTGTTCGACCGCGGGATAGAGAAGTTACAATCGACTGAAAAGGGAACGTTGGTGGATCATCCGCAATTGCCGGACCTCTTGGCTCGGCACGGAATCAGTCTCGTGGCGTAA